The DNA segment ACGGTTTGTGTAATAGTTCGGGGCAAAGAAGATTTCCCGATTTTCTTTTTCCCTCCCTTCCCCTCTTGAAACCCCGGCCCGCTTATCGGGCCGGGGTTTCTTGTTGCTCCGCCGGTTTATCTTTATCCTTGGGCAGAATCGGGCTCAAGATTCGAAACGGCAGGAGCAGGGTATCCCTGACCATCTCAATCACCGCATCGCCGATGGCCTCCGGCGGCAGCAGGGTAATCTTCGGCTCTTTTATGTTTCCTTTGACCCCCACCGGAATGGTGACCACGGTGGCATTTTTGCCGCCGATGATCCGTCCGACCAGGGGGACCCTGGCCAGAATGGCGTCCAGGGTTTTGAGCGGCGCGATCAGAATGGTCAGGTCGGAGTCCAGGGTGGCCAGGTCCAGCCGGCCCCGGCCAAACAGATTGAGCCCCTGGCCGCGGATCACCGCCCGGTCGATGACCAACTCGTTGTTATCAATGTCAGCCTCCAGGTCCAGTTGCGAGTAGGCCAGCCCCTTGCCGGAGTACTGTCCCGTGGTAACGAACAGGTCGGTGATGTTGACTACCTTGAAGATCTGCGAGAGAAGGCGCATCCGGAGGATGGTCCCGTTTTCGGAATGGATGGCAACTGATTTTCCCTGCCAGCGGCCCTGGCGGCGAAGCAGCCGGGCCTGCATGGTAAAGTCCCCCTCAATCACATCCTGCCTGATCCCCAGACAGGGCAAGGTATCCTGGAAGCGGGCCGTGCCCCCTGCCGGGGTGGTTACGGTGTACTCCTGGGGCCGGTCCGGATCCGAATGATAGGTGCCGGAGATTCCAAGGCCGCACAGCCCGGCCGAGGTTATATCCATTGACAACTCCCGGCCGGGCTGGAAGCGGACCGTGCCCCTGGCCGGGGCAATATCATAGGATGGCCCGGCTCCTGTTTCACCATCAGCCGGAAACGGCGACGGCCAGAGGAGTGAATCGACCATAAAGGCCAGCCGGCCGGTGAGCGGATAGGTGGACCGGGCCATTGGTTGCGGGGCGAGGAGATCTTTAAGCCGGCTGATCGCGCGGCCGGACAGGCGACCGGCCTGGAGGGAAAGGTCAACCGCCAGGCTCTCGCTCCGCGGCATGATTGTGCCCTGGAGCGTGGCCGGCTCCCCCTCCAGCCGGAGATCCATTTTTTCCAGCACCGCCCTTGGGCCGTCGCCGAAAATCCGGAGAGAGTCAACCGCCATCAACGGGATGGCCGGATCCTGCCAGCGCCAGTTCAGCCCTTTGACGGTTGCCCAGCCGTCGAGCATGGTTGATTCGGAATCAGGGGAAACAACCCCCTGGAAGGTGCCGCTGAGATGACCGGAGACAATATTGGTAAAGAGCAGCGCATTGATGGTTGTTGCGCTGACGCTGCCGGTCCAGGCCAGCCCGAGTTGCTGGTTCCGGCCGCGGGACAGGGAAAGGATGCCCTGCTCGGTCGGGCCGGTGAGTTTCAGCTGGCGGATATCCAGGGATTCATCCCCGGCGATGAGGTCGATGAATGCGGCCGGACTTCGGGCAGCGCCGGTTCCGGCAATGATACTGCCCTGCAGCGCGGTTTTCTCCTTGTCCCAGGTTACGGTCAGATCCTGCAGGGTTGACCGGGGCTTCAGGGGCAGGCCGGCGGGCAGCAGCTTAAGCTCCTTGAGCCAGCGGAGCGTTTTTTCATTGACCAGGCCGTTGAACCGCAGGCTGCCCCGCCAGTCCGCCAAATGGTTGTGGCTGAGTTCACCGGCCACGGCCAGGGGCGCATCAAACAGGGTGACACGGGCCTGCCGGATCCGGATATCATGGTTGCTGATCCCGGCCGTGGCATGGTCCAGGCCGGCCCGGCCGGTAAAGAGCGGGCTCAGCCAGTGCAGGGCATCGGCCTCCAGTTCGAGCCGGTACTGCCAGGCATCCGGGGTCTGGAGGGGGCCGCTCACCGCGACATTCGTCAACTGCAGCGGTCCGTCCAGACCGCTTACAACCTTTGTCAGTGGCGCGGGTATCAGATCCCGGGCCAGCAGTTCAGTGAACAGCGGCCCGGAGTCAAGGTCGGCCCGGTCGGCTGTCAGGCTGAAGGTCAGGGAGTCGTCCCGGTTGACCCGGCCCGCGGCCCTGGATATTGTCTGGGCGCCGATGTTGCCGGTCACCTGGTCCCAGCTCACCCGGCCGGGGATTATCCGCAATTGGCCGCTGTCCACGACAATCGGCCAGGGCAGCCGATCATAATCTGCCCTGGCCGCCTGGATGGTGGCAACGGTCACCTCCACCTCGATATCGTCGAGCCGGTCCTGGAGCCGGAGATGGCCGCCGGCCTTGCCGCTCACATTGGAGAATCGAGCCAGTTCGGTGAGAAAATCGTTGTTGTCAATCACCCGGCCCAGAACAGCGGGCAACTCCGAAAGATCAACGTCCAGGTCCAGGTCCAGGATAAAGGGCCACGCTTGCGGATGCATCAGGTCGAGATAAAGACGCCCGTTCCAGCCGTAACTGTTGCCCAGCCGGGTCCTGAGGTCTTGGCCGGCCAGGATGCCGTTGACAATGGTAATCGGACCCTTGGCCCGGCGGAGATCAAGCCCTGCCCCTGGAACATGGATGGCGGCGTCGGCCACATCGACCTGGATTTTCAGGGCGGCCAGATCGGCCAGGCCGGTTGCCGGCCCGTTGAACCGGAAGCGGGCCTGAGCAGCGGTGCCGCCCCGGACAACATTGCAGACCGTGGCGGCGATCTTGTTCCTTGGCCACAGGGTCATGATCTTTGTTCTTATTCCGGTCAGGTCGAGATCATGTGCAGAGAGATCGATCCGCCAGTCCGGCGCTGTTGCTCCATTTTCCGTGGGGGCCGGCGAAAAACTCCGGGCCACCAGGCCCTGAAGACGAAGGGCCGGCTCCTTGATCTCCAGGTCGCGGATGGTAACCGAGAAATCCGGTCCGGCCTTGTCCACCCGGAGATCCATCTTTCCCGCGTGAAGGATGATCGATTTGTTGCCGGTTCTGACCGCCAGGGACGGACCGGCACCGGTAATTGATGCCGTAAACCGCTCAAGCCCGCTCCCCTCTAGCCGTAGCTGGAGATCAACGGGAGCAGCTGTCTTGACTACGGTGTTTCCATCCCGGCCGAGGGAGAATTCAGGGACCATGAATTCATCGGCCTCCAGCTCAAAGCCGTAATCCTGGGAAACCGGGGCAAAGGTACCCTTGATCGTCATCTGCTTGCAGAAGGGTGCCGCGGCCCGCAGGCTGATCCGGACCAGGTCCGGGCCGGTGGCAATTGTTCCCTTGACCTGGGAGAGCCGCAGGGCTCCCCGGGGAAGGGGACAGGCTGACGGTTGCAACGGATCATAGATGACCTCACCGTTTTCAATGGTGATCTTGACCCGGGGGAGAAGAGGGTCCACCCCGGCCGGTCCGGGGCCCACCGGGGCATGCAGGATGATTTTCGGATCAACCAGGTGGATGCGGCCGATTCTGGTGGTGTCGCCGAGCAGGATCCGCCAGTGGGGAAAGAGCCGTACCTCGGGCAGAATCAGGGTGGCCCGGGGATTCTTGAGAGAGGCGTCGGCCAGGGAGAGATGGGGAAACGGCAGCCAGGTCCAGCGGATCTCGGCGCAGGATACTTCACAGTTCAGTTCCAGACCCAGGCGGTCGACTATCCCGTCCCGAAGCGCGGTCAGGTGCAGAAACCGGGGGGCAAGCCCCAGGAAAACAGCGAGCAGCGCTCCGAGGACGAGGAGTTGGCGGAATCGTTTCTTCACAAGGAATTCAGCAGATCAAATGACCATGGTTACGGCCGTGGCGTCCCGGTCGTTCGGCCCGATACCTTGGTTGAGCCGTCCGGACAGCGGGCAACAATAGGAAAAGGCCGGCACCTTGGGGGAAATGCCGACCTTTTTCCAGAAGAAAGGAGATAAGAGTTATACTCTTGCCCTTTTATAATGC comes from the Desulfobacterales bacterium genome and includes:
- a CDS encoding AsmA-like C-terminal domain-containing protein, which gives rise to MKKRFRQLLVLGALLAVFLGLAPRFLHLTALRDGIVDRLGLELNCEVSCAEIRWTWLPFPHLSLADASLKNPRATLILPEVRLFPHWRILLGDTTRIGRIHLVDPKIILHAPVGPGPAGVDPLLPRVKITIENGEVIYDPLQPSACPLPRGALRLSQVKGTIATGPDLVRISLRAAAPFCKQMTIKGTFAPVSQDYGFELEADEFMVPEFSLGRDGNTVVKTAAPVDLQLRLEGSGLERFTASITGAGPSLAVRTGNKSIILHAGKMDLRVDKAGPDFSVTIRDLEIKEPALRLQGLVARSFSPAPTENGATAPDWRIDLSAHDLDLTGIRTKIMTLWPRNKIAATVCNVVRGGTAAQARFRFNGPATGLADLAALKIQVDVADAAIHVPGAGLDLRRAKGPITIVNGILAGQDLRTRLGNSYGWNGRLYLDLMHPQAWPFILDLDLDVDLSELPAVLGRVIDNNDFLTELARFSNVSGKAGGHLRLQDRLDDIEVEVTVATIQAARADYDRLPWPIVVDSGQLRIIPGRVSWDQVTGNIGAQTISRAAGRVNRDDSLTFSLTADRADLDSGPLFTELLARDLIPAPLTKVVSGLDGPLQLTNVAVSGPLQTPDAWQYRLELEADALHWLSPLFTGRAGLDHATAGISNHDIRIRQARVTLFDAPLAVAGELSHNHLADWRGSLRFNGLVNEKTLRWLKELKLLPAGLPLKPRSTLQDLTVTWDKEKTALQGSIIAGTGAARSPAAFIDLIAGDESLDIRQLKLTGPTEQGILSLSRGRNQQLGLAWTGSVSATTINALLFTNIVSGHLSGTFQGVVSPDSESTMLDGWATVKGLNWRWQDPAIPLMAVDSLRIFGDGPRAVLEKMDLRLEGEPATLQGTIMPRSESLAVDLSLQAGRLSGRAISRLKDLLAPQPMARSTYPLTGRLAFMVDSLLWPSPFPADGETGAGPSYDIAPARGTVRFQPGRELSMDITSAGLCGLGISGTYHSDPDRPQEYTVTTPAGGTARFQDTLPCLGIRQDVIEGDFTMQARLLRRQGRWQGKSVAIHSENGTILRMRLLSQIFKVVNITDLFVTTGQYSGKGLAYSQLDLEADIDNNELVIDRAVIRGQGLNLFGRGRLDLATLDSDLTILIAPLKTLDAILARVPLVGRIIGGKNATVVTIPVGVKGNIKEPKITLLPPEAIGDAVIEMVRDTLLLPFRILSPILPKDKDKPAEQQETPAR